A genomic stretch from Candidatus Ishikawaella capsulata Mpkobe includes:
- the ilvI gene encoding acetolactate synthase 3 large subunit: MEMLSGAEMVIRSLIDQGVKQIFGYPGGAVLDIYDALETVGGINHILVRHEQSAVHMADGYARATGKVGVVLVTSGPGATNAITGIATAYMDSTPIVVISGQVSSSLIGYDAFQECDMVGISRPVVKHSFLIKNTENIPIIIKKAFWLASTGRPGPIVIDLPKDILKPSNKLPYIWPSSISMRSYNPTIQGHKRQIKRALQTLLSSQKPVIYLGGGAINSACGAELIQLVKILNIPVTTSLMGLGAFPGTNKKCLGMLGMHGTYEANMAMHNADLIFGIGVRFDDRTTNNLMKYCPSAIIMHIDIDPTSISKTVKADIPIVGDAKQVLKQFIELLQQKNINYKNNRLTEWWHSIDVWRRRKCLEFDRKSNYIKPQLVIKTIWNLTQGQAYITSDVGQHQMFTALYYPFDKPRRWINSGGLGTMGFGLPAALGVKIALPKETVICITGDGSIQMNIQELSTALQYKLPVLVLNLNNSFLGMVKQWQDMIYSGRHSQSYMESLPDFIRLAEAYGHIGISIKHPTELENKLKLALEEVMKNRLVFVDIMVDCNEHVYPMQIRGGGMNEMWLSKTERT; encoded by the coding sequence ATGGAGATGTTATCAGGAGCCGAAATGGTTATTCGTTCCCTGATTGATCAAGGCGTAAAACAAATATTCGGATATCCAGGCGGAGCAGTACTTGATATTTATGATGCTCTGGAAACAGTTGGTGGAATTAACCATATTTTAGTTCGTCATGAACAAAGTGCAGTGCATATGGCAGATGGATATGCACGTGCTACGGGAAAAGTAGGAGTAGTTCTTGTAACTTCTGGACCTGGTGCAACCAATGCAATTACTGGAATTGCTACCGCTTATATGGATTCTACTCCTATAGTAGTCATATCCGGACAAGTTTCATCTTCATTAATTGGTTATGATGCTTTTCAAGAATGTGATATGGTTGGTATTTCTCGACCAGTTGTTAAACATAGTTTTTTGATAAAAAATACAGAAAACATTCCTATAATAATCAAAAAAGCATTTTGGCTAGCTTCTACGGGACGTCCAGGTCCAATTGTGATTGATTTACCTAAAGATATTCTTAAGCCTTCAAATAAATTGCCTTATATTTGGCCCAGCAGTATTAGTATGAGATCTTATAATCCTACAATTCAAGGACATAAAAGACAAATAAAAAGAGCCTTGCAAACATTATTGTCATCACAAAAACCAGTCATATATTTAGGGGGAGGAGCTATTAATTCTGCTTGTGGAGCTGAATTAATTCAATTAGTAAAAATACTCAACATTCCGGTAACAACTTCTCTAATGGGATTAGGCGCTTTTCCAGGAACTAATAAAAAATGCCTTGGAATGCTTGGCATGCATGGTACTTATGAAGCCAATATGGCAATGCATAATGCTGATTTAATTTTTGGTATTGGTGTACGTTTTGATGATAGGACTACTAATAATTTAATGAAGTATTGCCCATCTGCTATTATCATGCATATTGATATTGATCCTACATCTATCTCGAAAACTGTCAAGGCCGATATACCGATAGTCGGTGATGCAAAACAAGTATTAAAACAATTTATTGAATTACTTCAACAAAAAAATATTAATTATAAAAATAATAGGTTGACTGAATGGTGGCATTCTATTGATGTATGGCGCCGGCGTAAATGTTTAGAATTTGATCGTAAAAGCAACTATATTAAACCGCAATTAGTGATTAAAACTATATGGAATTTAACTCAAGGACAAGCATATATTACCTCTGATGTAGGACAACATCAAATGTTTACTGCCTTATATTACCCTTTTGATAAACCGCGTAGATGGATTAATTCTGGTGGTCTTGGAACTATGGGCTTTGGTTTACCAGCAGCTTTAGGAGTAAAAATAGCTTTACCTAAGGAAACAGTTATTTGCATAACTGGAGATGGCAGTATCCAAATGAATATTCAAGAGTTATCTACAGCATTACAATATAAATTGCCTGTTTTAGTACTCAATTTAAATAACAGTTTTTTGGGTATGGTAAAACAATGGCAAGATATGATTTATTCAGGTAGACATTCGCAATCTTATATGGAATCATTACCAGATTTTATAAGATTAGCCGAAGCTTACGGCCATATCGGTATATCTATAAAACATCCAACAGAATTAGAAAACAAATTAAAGCTTGCTTTAGAAGAAGTAATGAAAAATAGATTGGTATTTGTCGATATTATGGTAGATTGTAATGAACACGTTTATCCTATGCAAATTCGAGGTGGTGGCATGAATGAAATGTGGTTAAGTAAAACAGAGAGGACATGA